One part of the Nymphaea colorata isolate Beijing-Zhang1983 chromosome 8, ASM883128v2, whole genome shotgun sequence genome encodes these proteins:
- the LOC116259454 gene encoding nucleolar GTP-binding protein 1-like, which yields MVQYNFKKMTVVPSGKDLVDIVLSRTQRQTPTVVHKGYAISRLRQFYMRKVKFTQTTFHDKLSTIIDDFPRLDDIHPFYSDLLHVLYNKDHYKLALAQVNTARSLIGRVAKDYVRLLKFGDSLYRCKSLKVAALGRMCTIVKRIGPSLAYLEQVRQHMSRLPSIDPNTRTILICGFPNVGKSSFINKITRADVDVQPYAFTTKSLFVGHTDYKYLRYQVIDTPGILDRPFEDRNIIEMCSITALAHLRAAILFFLDVSGSCGYTVKQQASLFHSIKSLFANKALIIVCNKIDLQPLESLPEEDRLLVMEMKEEAAKTAATAGGGGEEDKVLLTMSTLTDIGVVDVKNTACERLLNQRVEVKMKSKKMNECLNRFHVAMPKARDNKERPPCIPQRVLEARAGEAAAAATGDGEEAAKVKTEGRKLEKDIENENGGAGVYSANLKKHYILADDEWKEDIMPEILDGHNVYDFVDSDILARVEELEREEGLRLQAEEGDEDEEMEGAELTEEEQKVLAEIRKKKSLLIREHRMKKSTAESKPIVPRKFDKDRKFTTGRMGRELSKLGMDPSAAVNRARSRSVTRRGRKRERSGAPGGDGGADAMDVDDDQPNKKLRLRDRSRSRSRPPFGEIVPGEGFKDSAQKQKALALAKNSAKKRNKAARRGEADRVIPNLKPKHLFSGKRSIGKTDRR from the coding sequence ATGGTGCAGTATAATTTCAAGAAGATGACGGTCGTGCCGTCGGGGAAGGACCTGGTGGACATCGTGCTGTCGCGGACACAGCGGCAGACACCGACGGTGGTGCACAAGGGCTACGCCATTTCCCGCCTCCGGCAGTTCTACATGCGAAAGGTGAAGTTCACCCAGACCACCTTCCACGACAAGCTCTCCACCATCATCGACGACTTCCCCCGCCTCGACGACATCCACCCCTTCTATTCCGACCTCCTTCACGTGCTCTACAACAAGGACCACTACAAGCTCGCCCTTGCCCAGGTGAACACCGCTAGATCCCTCATCGGCCGCGTCGCCAAGGATTATGTCCGCCTGCTCAAGTTCGGCGACTCCCTGTACCGCTGCAAGTCCCTGAAGGTCGCTGCACTCGGTCGGATGTGCACCATCGTCAAGCGCATAGGTCCATCCCTCGCTTACCTCGAGCAGGTCCGCCAGCACATGTCCCGTCTCCCCTCCATCGACCCCAATACCCGCACCATCCTCATATGCGGCTTCCCCAACGTCGGAAAATCATCCTTCATCAACAAGATCACTCGCGCCGACGTCGACGTCCAACCCTACGCCTTCACCACCAAGTCCCTCTTCGTCGGCCACACCGACTACAAGTACCTCCGCTACCAAGTAATCGACACCCCCGGCATCCTCGACCGGCCGTTCGAGGACAGGAATATCATTGAAATGTGCAGCATCACCGCCCTCGCCCACCTCCGTGCTGccatcctcttcttcctcgaTGTCTCCGGCTCTTGTGGGTATACCGTCAAGCAGCAAGCCTCCCTTTTCCACAGCATCAAATCCCTCTTCGCCAACAAGGCCCTCAtcatcgtctgcaacaagatcGACCTTCAGCCCCTGGAGTCTCTCCCGGAGGAGGACCGCCTCCTGGTGATGGAGATGAAGGAGGAGGCAGCCAAGACGGCTGCCACTGCGGGAGGAGGTGGGGAGGAGGACAAGGTGCTTCTGACCATGAGCACGCTGACGGACATCGGGGTCGTAGACGTGAAGAACACCGCCTGCGAGAGGCTGCTGAACCAGAGGGTGGAGGTAAAAATGAAGTCCAAGAAGATGAACGAGTGCCTGAACCGGTTCCACGTCGCGATGCCGAAGGCCAGGGACAACAAGGAGCGGCCTCCGTGCATTCCTCAGCGCGTACTTGAGGCGAGGGCAGGggaagctgctgctgctgctactggCGATGGGGAGGAGGCAGCTAAGGTGAAGACCGAGGGAAGGAAGCTTGAGAAGGATATTGAGAACGAGAATGGCGGAGCAGGTGTCTATTCTGCCAATCTGAAGAAGCATTACATTCTTGCGGACGACGAATGGAAGGAGGATATAATGCCGGAGATCTTAGATGGACACAATGTCTACGATTTCGTAGATTCTGATATATTGGCACGGGTTGAGGAATTGGAGAGGGAGGAGGGCCTTCGTCTTCAGGCAGAAGAGGGCGACGAGGACGAGGAGATGGAGGGAGCAGAATTGACAGAGGAAGAACAGAAGGTGTTGGCAGAGATCCGAAAGAAGAAGAGCTTGCTCATTCGGGAGCATCGGATGAAGAAGAGCACGGCTGAAAGCAAGCCAATTGTGCCGAGGAAATTTGACAAGGATCGAAAATTCACTACTGGGAGAATGGGTAGGGAGTTATCTAAATTAGGTATGGACCCTAGTGCTGCCGTTAACAGGGCAAGGAGCAGGTCTGTGACtaggagaggaagaaagagggagaggtcCGGTGCGCCAGGTGGCGATGGTGGAGCTGATGCCATGGATGTGGATGACGACCAACCTAACAAGAAGTTGCGTTTGCGAGATAGATCAAGATCCAGGTCAAGACCTCCTTTTGGTGAAATTGTCCCTGGGGAAGGTTTCAAGGATTCTGCGCAGAAGCAGAAGGCCCTCGCTCTTGCGAAGAACTCTGCCAAGAAGAGAAATAAGGCTGCCCGACGTGGAGAGGCCGACAGGGTTATTCCGAACTTGAAGCCCAAACATTTGTTCTCTGGAAAGCGTTCAATTGGGAAGACAGACAGAAGATAA